One segment of Actinomyces sp. 432 DNA contains the following:
- a CDS encoding UDP-N-acetylmuramoyl-L-alanyl-D-glutamate--2,6-diaminopimelate ligase, translating to MSNHAYESAARLRPQRCAPTTLSDLARTFSLTPATREDGGVDSVDGLEIVGVSVDSADVAAGELFAALPGFRTHGAAYAPQAVAAGAVAVLTDSAGAAMVHADCPGTPVLVHPDPRAVVGPLAAAVYHQPATQLLTTAVTGTNGKTTTSYFLDAIMTAHRGACMVAGTVELSVGDISVESPRTTVEAPVLQRMLALAAEQGVGAASLEASSHAIVLHRLDGLVVDVAGFTNLQRDHLDFHQTMPEYLDAKAQLFTPEHARRAVICVDDEWGAQLAGRIAAAGRIPVDRVRAYADGAAGTAPDGTDWWVSDAAVSMTDSATTFTLHGPAGEAISAACPLPGLVNVQNAALALVMAIRAGVPSETAVAALATAHNIPGRMQRISQRDGVRGTCIVDFAHTPDAMELTLKAVRQITPGRLIVVFGSDGDRDRGKRPMLGEVCARLADVLVVTDENPRSEDPQSIRDAILEGVRAVRPDLHDVEEITSWRGDAVRRGVELCGPQDTVIVTGKGHEPFLEIADEFIRYNDAPVMREAVLAKWGESA from the coding sequence CGTAGATTCTGCGGATGTGGCCGCAGGCGAGCTCTTCGCGGCGCTGCCGGGATTCAGGACCCATGGCGCGGCCTACGCCCCACAGGCAGTCGCCGCAGGCGCGGTTGCGGTGCTCACCGACTCGGCGGGTGCCGCCATGGTACATGCGGACTGCCCCGGTACCCCGGTGCTGGTCCACCCCGATCCGCGCGCCGTCGTGGGGCCGCTGGCGGCGGCGGTCTACCACCAGCCGGCCACGCAGCTGCTCACCACCGCCGTCACCGGAACCAACGGCAAGACCACGACCTCCTACTTCCTGGACGCAATCATGACCGCACACCGGGGTGCCTGCATGGTCGCCGGAACCGTGGAGCTGAGTGTGGGTGATATATCAGTGGAGTCGCCCCGCACCACCGTCGAGGCACCCGTGCTGCAGCGCATGCTGGCCCTGGCCGCCGAGCAGGGCGTGGGGGCCGCCAGCCTGGAGGCCTCCAGCCACGCCATCGTGCTGCACCGCCTGGACGGGCTCGTCGTGGACGTAGCCGGATTCACCAACCTCCAGCGTGATCACCTGGACTTCCACCAGACCATGCCGGAGTACTTGGATGCCAAGGCGCAGTTGTTCACCCCCGAGCACGCACGCCGCGCCGTCATCTGCGTCGACGACGAGTGGGGTGCGCAGCTGGCCGGACGCATCGCGGCAGCCGGGCGGATCCCGGTGGACCGGGTGCGCGCCTACGCAGATGGCGCGGCAGGCACAGCGCCGGACGGCACCGACTGGTGGGTCAGCGACGCCGCCGTGTCCATGACTGACTCCGCCACCACCTTCACCCTGCACGGCCCTGCCGGCGAGGCCATCAGCGCCGCCTGCCCGCTGCCCGGACTCGTGAACGTCCAGAACGCCGCCCTCGCCCTGGTCATGGCGATCCGTGCCGGCGTACCGTCCGAAACCGCGGTGGCGGCACTGGCCACCGCCCACAACATCCCCGGCCGCATGCAGCGCATCAGCCAGCGCGACGGCGTGCGCGGCACCTGCATCGTGGACTTCGCCCACACTCCCGACGCCATGGAGCTGACCCTCAAGGCAGTGCGGCAGATCACCCCGGGGCGCCTCATCGTGGTATTCGGCTCCGACGGCGACCGCGACCGCGGCAAGCGGCCCATGCTGGGCGAGGTCTGCGCCAGGCTGGCCGATGTGCTAGTGGTCACCGACGAGAACCCCCGCAGTGAGGACCCGCAGTCGATCCGTGACGCCATCCTGGAGGGCGTGCGTGCCGTGCGCCCAGACCTGCACGACGTGGAGGAGATCACCAGCTGGCGGGGTGATGCGGTACGCCGCGGCGTCGAGCTGTGCGGTCCGCAGGACACGGTGATCGTGACCGGCAAGGGCCATGAGCCGTTCCTGGAGATCGCCGACGAATTCATCCGGTACAACGATGCTCCCGTCATGCGGGAGGCGGTCCTCGCCAAGTGGGGGGAGAGCGCATGA